The sequence CGGCTGTGGCAAGTCCGTCACTGCCCGCTCGATCGTCCGGCTCGAAGACCCCGGTGAGATCGTCCGCGGGAGCGTCACGTTCGACGGCACTGACCTGACGGCGGCCGACGACCGGACGCTCCGCCGAGTGCGCGGCCGGGAACTCGCGATGGTGTTTCAGGACCCCGAGACGACGCTCAACCCGACCTATACCGTCGGCGAACAGATCGCCGAGGCGATCCGCGTCCACCGCGATCCGGCCGCTCAGCCGTTCGTCCGGGAACTGCTCGCCGGCGTCACCTCCCGGCTCGGCTCGAGCGAGACTCGAGAGCGGGTGCTCGAGTTGCTGGCCGAGGTCGGCATCCCGGATCCGGACGCACGGATCGACGACTATCCACACCAGTTCAGCGGTGGCATGCGCCAGCGGGTGATGCTCGCCATCGCACTGGCCCGCCGTCCCTCGCTGCTGATCGCCGACGAGCCGACGACCGCGCTCGATACGACGACCCAGGCGGCGATTCTCGATCGGCTCGCGACGCTCAACGACGAGTACGGGATGGGAATCGTGCTCATCAGTCACGACCTGGGCGTCGTCTCCCGGCTCTGTGACCGCATCGTCGTCATGTACGACGGCGTGGTCGTCGAGTCGGGACCGACCGAAGCGTTACTCTCGAATCCCGGCCATCCCTACACGAAGGCGCTTCTCGGCTGTCTTCCCGGCCGATCGACGCCGAGTGAGCCGCTGCCGACGGTCGGTGGAACGCCACCCGACGGCTCCCCGCCGCCGGCAGGCTGCGTCTTCGCGGACCGCTGCCCGTTCGCACGCGAGGACTGTCGATCCGCCGAACAACCCGTCGTCACACTCGAGTCGGGTCAGACGGTCCGCTGTGGCGTCCCGGCGGCTCGAGGGGCCGACCTCGAGTCGCTCCGTGAGGCTATCAGGGTCGACCGGCCCGGTACCGGGATGTCGACCACCGACGACGAAGCCGCGAGCGTGGCCGTCGACGGTGGCGTGGCGACCGGTGCCGTGACTGCTCGAACCCAGAACTCGGCGTCGACGTCCGGACAGCCGACGCCAGATGCGGATCCGATACTTGAACTCGAGGGCGTGACCAGGTCGTTCCGGACGTCCGAGGGGCTGATCGATCGGTTCGTCGGGACCGACGAGCGGCTGACGGCCGTTTCCGACGTCTCACTGTCCCTGCGGGCGGGCGAGACACTGGGGCTGGTGGGTGAGAGCGGCTGTGGCAAGTCGACCCTCGCCCGCCTGATCGCCGGTCTCGAGTCACCGACCGCGGGAACGGTCTCGCTCCACGGCGAGCCCGTCGACGACGTCGACTCGCGACGGCCGGATCAGCTCGCCGACGTCGGTGTCGTGTTCCAGCACCCGGGATCGAGTCTCGACCCGCGCCTGACGGTCGGCGAGTCGATCGCCGAACCACTGGTCGAGGCTGGCTGGGCAGCTGACCGGCGCGAGGCTCGGATCGACGACCTGCTCTCGCTCGTCGACCTGCCAACCGACCTCGCCGACCGCTACCCGCGCCAGCTCTCGGGTGGCCAGCGTCAGCGGGTGGCGATCGCCCGTGCGCTCGCACTCGAGCCCTCACTGATCGTTCTCGACGAGCCGACGGCCGCCCTCGACGTCTCGATCCAGGCAACCGTCCTCAACCTCCTCTCGCGACTCCAGTCGGACCTCGATCTGGCGTACCTGTTCGTCTCCCACGACCTCGAGGTCGTCCGCCACGTCGCCGATCGGGTCGCGACGATGTATCTGGGACGACTCCTCGAGGTCGGTCCGGCGAGTCAGGTCCTCTCGCGGCCGGCTCACCCCTACACGGCGACGTTACTCGAGGCGATCCCCGGCCGGGACGGCTCGGCTGACGCCGGTGGACTCGCCGGCGAGCCTCCGAGCCCGACCGACCGTCCGTCGGGCTGTCCGTTCCATCCACGATGTCCGATGGCCGACGACGACTGTCTGACCCAGCACCCGGACTGGCAAGCCGTCGGCGAGGCCGTCTCGCGATGTCACTACGCCGAAGAATCGGCAACCGAACGCGAATCCGAATTCGACAACTGACCCATGACCGAACACGCAGCTTTCACGATGGATCGACGAACCGCACTGAAAACAGCGCTCGGAGGAGGGACGCTCGCGCTCGCGGGCTGTCTCGCCGACGGAGCGAGCGACGACGACTTCCGCATCGGCGCGCCGTGGGACGTCGGCAGCGATCCGCTCGAGGGCGGCCACGCGCTCAGACGAATGGGCGTCACCGAGGCACTCGTCGCCGTCGACTACGACGCCGAACCCGAACCGGGGCTGGCGACCGACTGGGAACGCGTCGACGACACCCGCTGGGAGTTCTCCCTGCGGGAGGGCGTCACGTTCCACGACGGCACAGCGCTCACCGCCGACGCCGTCGTCACCTCCCTCGAGCGCACCGTCGACGCGGAGGCGTTCGCTGGCGTCCCGATCGACGTGGTCGAGGCCGTCGACGACTCGACCGTCGGCGTCGAGACCGAATCGCCGTTTGCCCCGCTGCCGGCTCACCTCTCGCGACACGAGGCGGTCGTTCTGGGCCCTGGCTCGTTCGACGACGGGGAGCTGACGGAGCCGATCGCCACCGGTCCGTTCGTCGCCGATTCGATCGATCCCGGTTCACAGCTCCGGGTGGTCCGAAACGACGACTACTACGGCGAGACCCCGGCGTTCGAATCCGTTCGTTACGAGGTCGTCGAAGACGACCAGACCCGGCGGATGCGACTCGAGAACGGCGAACTCGAGATGGCACGCATCCTCCCACAGGAGGCCGTCGACTCCCTCGAAGCGACCGACGGAATCGACGTCTATACGCCCGAAATCCCTCGGATCAGGTTTCTGACGTTCGACACCCAGTCCGAGCCGTTCGACGACCGGCGCGTTCGTCAGGCCGTAACCCACGCCGTCGACCGGGAGGCGCTTACCGACTCCGTCCTCGAGGGCGTCGACGACCCGGCGATCGCTCCCATCTCCCCCGAGATGACCGACTGGGCCGATCCGGATCTCGAGGAGTCGCTGTTCGATCCCGACCGGGCCCGTGACCTGCTCGAGGAGGCTGGCTGGACGATGGCCGCGGACGACGAGATCCGACGTCGTGACGGTGAGATGCTCTCGATCGAGATCGTCACTTTCGATGCCCGGAGTCTCCCACTGATCGCCGAAGTACTGCAGGGCCAGCTTGCCGACGTCGGTGTCGACCTCGAGATCACGGTTCTCGAGTACGGGACGATGCTCGACACCGTCTCGCAGGGCGATTTCGACGCCTACCTCACCTCCTGGGGAACGCTGTGGTATCCCGACCCCGACAGGCTCGCCGACATGTTCCACTCCGAGGGCGACCTCTACCACGGCTACGAGAACGAGACGGTCGACGCGTTACTCGAGGAGGCCCGCGAACTCGACGACCGCGAGCAGCGACGGGACCGGTACCACGAGGTCCAGTCGATCGTCCTCGAGGATGCACCGATCGCCGTCCTGACGAGCTACACGAACGTCGTCGCAACGGCCTCGACCGTCAGCGGCTACGAGCCCCACCCGACGGAGATCACCTACGGGCTCGAGCGGATCGACCTCGAGTCCAGCTGAGCACCGGTCGCTCGCAGACCCGAGTGATGGCTTCCACGGGACCACGACGGCCCGCTCACTCGAGTGCCTCGCCGGCGAGTCCGTCGGCGGCCTCGCTCGAGTCGGGGTGTGGGTCGAACGTCCCCGGCTCCGTCCACTCGCCCGGGTCGCACCCGTCTTCGTGTGCGCCACGCTGCTCTGCGGACTCCTCGTCACTCGTCGCCGCCTCGCCGCGATACTCGTAGCGCGTCGTCTCCAGCGGCTCGTTTTCTGTGGCGTCCATGGCGATGGCGATCCCTAACGCGACCAGCCCGAGCAGGACTGCCACGAAGCCGGTGAGGACGCCGGCGAGCGCGTTCGAGTCCTCCGCTCGAGCGCCACGCCAGCACGCCGCCAGCGTGCCGACCACGCCGCCAGCCAGTCCGGTCGCGCCGGTGGCGTAGAACAGCGCCGCCGGGTGAAACCCCTCGACGACGTACTGGCGCTCGAGTCGCCACAGGAAGCTCCGCAGGAGCAACAGCGAGACGAACCGGACGAACGTCGTGTAGCGGATGCTGCTCTCCTCGTCGCCGTAGACCGCCGACATGGCGACGTCGGCGACCCGTCGATCGTCGACGTTGAGGTGTGTGAGGATGTGGTTCAGGAAGCCGTACCGGTCCGTGATCGACTCGAGGTCGAGCGATTCGATCGTCTCCCGCGAGATGGCGGTGTAGCCGTTCTGCGGGTCGCCGATCGTCCAGTAGCCGGTCGCGAACTTCGAGAGGCCGGTAAGCATCGCGTTGCCGACGAACCGGAACGTCGACATCCCCTCGCGGTCCTCGGCGGTCAGCAGGCGGTTCCCTTTCGCGTAATCGGCCTCGCCCGTTGCCACGGGGTCGACGATCCGATCTAAGATGTCGGGGTCCATCTGGCCGTCGCCGTTCAGCACCGCGACGACGTCGATGCCGTCGGCCGCGGCTCGCCGGTAGCCGGTCTTTACCGCACCGCCGTAGCCCCGGTTCTCCTCGTGGCGGATCGGGACGACGCGCCGGTCGTCCCTGTCTGCGTCGCCTCCCGCTTGTACACCACTCCCGAGGTCTGGGCCCCCGTCGGCGGCCACGACCTCGGGCGGCACCGACTCGCGAGCGTTGATCTCGGCGGCGACCTCCTGAATCACGTCCCAGCTGTCGTCCGGCGAGGCGTCGTCGACGGCGTAGATCCGGTCGACGAAGTCCGGCACCGTCTCGATCACGCCGCCGACGAACGCGTCCTCGTCGTAGGCGGTCACCACCACGCCGACCGTCTTGCCCTTATACATCGTCTCCTCCGTCCGTTCGTCCCGCGTCGGTTGGTTCGGGGTGCGCGTCCGTGCCCGTCTCGATCGTTCCATCGACTGGCTCGACGTCGGTCCGACTCGAGCCCGCGTGCCCGCGAGGCGGCGCGCCCGATCGCGATCCGCCGAGCGTGTAGACGCGATGGCGCTCGAGGGCGGTCTCGCTCGCCACCGACCCGTCGCCGGCGAGGGCGTCCCGACCATCGACGATCACCGTCGGCTCGAGCGTGTCCCACTCGATCGCTCCGAACTCCTCGTGTGGCGTCACGAGGACGATCGCGTCGACCGATTCGTCGGGGAGGTCCTCGCGGTCGATCGCGCGTGCGCCGTACTCGCCCGGATCGACGAGCGGGTCCACGCCGACGACGTCTGCTCCTGCCTCATCCAGCGCATCGATGACACCGATCGCCGGCGACGCGCGGGTCTCCTCGACGCCGGGGCGATACGTGATCCCGAGGACGACGACCGTGGCGTCCTCGAGCGGTGACTCGCCTGCCGCCACATCGGTGCCATCTTCGACCGCGGCGAGTTGC is a genomic window of Natrarchaeobaculum aegyptiacum containing:
- a CDS encoding ABC transporter substrate-binding protein: MTEHAAFTMDRRTALKTALGGGTLALAGCLADGASDDDFRIGAPWDVGSDPLEGGHALRRMGVTEALVAVDYDAEPEPGLATDWERVDDTRWEFSLREGVTFHDGTALTADAVVTSLERTVDAEAFAGVPIDVVEAVDDSTVGVETESPFAPLPAHLSRHEAVVLGPGSFDDGELTEPIATGPFVADSIDPGSQLRVVRNDDYYGETPAFESVRYEVVEDDQTRRMRLENGELEMARILPQEAVDSLEATDGIDVYTPEIPRIRFLTFDTQSEPFDDRRVRQAVTHAVDREALTDSVLEGVDDPAIAPISPEMTDWADPDLEESLFDPDRARDLLEEAGWTMAADDEIRRRDGEMLSIEIVTFDARSLPLIAEVLQGQLADVGVDLEITVLEYGTMLDTVSQGDFDAYLTSWGTLWYPDPDRLADMFHSEGDLYHGYENETVDALLEEARELDDREQRRDRYHEVQSIVLEDAPIAVLTSYTNVVATASTVSGYEPHPTEITYGLERIDLESS
- a CDS encoding glycosyltransferase family 2 protein encodes the protein MYKGKTVGVVVTAYDEDAFVGGVIETVPDFVDRIYAVDDASPDDSWDVIQEVAAEINARESVPPEVVAADGGPDLGSGVQAGGDADRDDRRVVPIRHEENRGYGGAVKTGYRRAAADGIDVVAVLNGDGQMDPDILDRIVDPVATGEADYAKGNRLLTAEDREGMSTFRFVGNAMLTGLSKFATGYWTIGDPQNGYTAISRETIESLDLESITDRYGFLNHILTHLNVDDRRVADVAMSAVYGDEESSIRYTTFVRFVSLLLLRSFLWRLERQYVVEGFHPAALFYATGATGLAGGVVGTLAACWRGARAEDSNALAGVLTGFVAVLLGLVALGIAIAMDATENEPLETTRYEYRGEAATSDEESAEQRGAHEDGCDPGEWTEPGTFDPHPDSSEAADGLAGEALE
- a CDS encoding ABC transporter ATP-binding protein; amino-acid sequence: MPLEVSDLHVRFRTRSGPVHAVNGATFTVDAGEIVGLVGESGCGKSVTARSIVRLEDPGEIVRGSVTFDGTDLTAADDRTLRRVRGRELAMVFQDPETTLNPTYTVGEQIAEAIRVHRDPAAQPFVRELLAGVTSRLGSSETRERVLELLAEVGIPDPDARIDDYPHQFSGGMRQRVMLAIALARRPSLLIADEPTTALDTTTQAAILDRLATLNDEYGMGIVLISHDLGVVSRLCDRIVVMYDGVVVESGPTEALLSNPGHPYTKALLGCLPGRSTPSEPLPTVGGTPPDGSPPPAGCVFADRCPFAREDCRSAEQPVVTLESGQTVRCGVPAARGADLESLREAIRVDRPGTGMSTTDDEAASVAVDGGVATGAVTARTQNSASTSGQPTPDADPILELEGVTRSFRTSEGLIDRFVGTDERLTAVSDVSLSLRAGETLGLVGESGCGKSTLARLIAGLESPTAGTVSLHGEPVDDVDSRRPDQLADVGVVFQHPGSSLDPRLTVGESIAEPLVEAGWAADRREARIDDLLSLVDLPTDLADRYPRQLSGGQRQRVAIARALALEPSLIVLDEPTAALDVSIQATVLNLLSRLQSDLDLAYLFVSHDLEVVRHVADRVATMYLGRLLEVGPASQVLSRPAHPYTATLLEAIPGRDGSADAGGLAGEPPSPTDRPSGCPFHPRCPMADDDCLTQHPDWQAVGEAVSRCHYAEESATERESEFDN